CACGCCCGGGTCGTTCTTGAGTACGCGTGAGACGGTCATGGCGCTGACCTGCGCGAGCTTGCCGACGTCGTGCATCGTCGGCCCGCTACCCCGGCGAGCGGTCATGCTCCTGCCCCCTCCTCTGCCCGTCTGCGTCTCGGCCCCGGCCCTCATGGAGCGTCCCCTGCCTCACGCGCCCAGTGGGCGGCGCCGAGCAAGGGGGCCTCCTCGGGCCGCCGGGCCGGCAGCACGGGTACGCGCCGTCCACCGGCCGAGGCCAGCCCCGCGGTGAGCGCGGGGTGGATCAGCCCCCACGACCGGGCCACGGAGCCACCGATGATCACCGCGGTCGCCTCGAAGCGGTCGGTCCAGGGAGCCAGGGCTCGGCCGAGTGCGTCGAAAGCGTAGCGGAAGGCTTCGCCGGCGGCGGCCTCCCCCTTCCCGGCGCGTGCGGCTATTTCCCGGACGTCGGGCAGGAGTGCGTCGTCCGCCCCGGAACCGGTGGCGGGGCGGGTGGGAGCCTCCGCGCCGGCCTCCACCAACGCCCCCGCACCCCCGACCGCCCCCGCCCCGCGGAGCGCGGCGTAGTGGGCGCGGAGGCCGCGGCGCGACACCGTGTCCTCGAGGGGCCGGCCGTGCACGGTCAGCCGGTGCACGTGGCCGCTCGGCGGCACCAGGGGGCCGGAGTGGACGGGAC
The Streptomyces sp. NBC_01723 genome window above contains:
- a CDS encoding ROK family protein gives rise to the protein MTGSPTGRAPLPVPVLDIGGTHVTAALVDPAASRVLPSTVVRTRLRSDAEADVVLDAVAAAALALPAGHGPRWGVAMPGPFDYATGVGRFEGMGKFESLSGVDVGAGLRARLAGRAERLCFLNDADAFAVGEYRSGAAAGHDRVVCLTLGTGVGSSFLSRGRPVHSGPLVPPSGHVHRLTVHGRPLEDTVSRRGLRAHYAALRGAGAVGGAGALVEAGAEAPTRPATGSGADDALLPDVREIAARAGKGEAAAGEAFRYAFDALGRALAPWTDRFEATAVIIGGSVARSWGLIHPALTAGLASAGGRRVPVLPARRPEEAPLLGAAHWAREAGDAP